One genomic segment of Pongo pygmaeus isolate AG05252 chromosome 19, NHGRI_mPonPyg2-v2.0_pri, whole genome shotgun sequence includes these proteins:
- the CD7 gene encoding T-cell antigen CD7, whose amino-acid sequence MAGPRRLLLLPLLLALACSLPGALAAQEVQQSPHCTTVPVGGSVNITCSTSGGLRGIYLRQLRPQPQDIIYYEDGVVPTTDRQFRGRIDFSGSQDNLTITMHRLQPSDTGTYTCQAITEVNVYGSGTLVLVTEEQSQGLHRCSDAPLRASALPARPTASALPARPTASALPALPTASALPAALAVICFLLGLGLGVACVLARTQMKKLCSWRNKNSAACVVYEDMSHSRCNTLSSPNQYQ is encoded by the exons ATGGCTGGGCCCCGGAGGCTCCTGCTTCTGCCCCTCCTTCTGGCGCTGGCTTGCAGCCTGCCTGGGGCCCTGGCTGCCCAAG AGGTGCAGCAGTCTCCCCACTGCACGACTGTCCCTGTGGGAGGCTCCGTCAACATCACCTGCTCCACCAGCGGGGGCCTGCGTGGGATCTACCTGAGGCAGCTCAGGCCACAGCCCCAAGACATCATTTACTACGAGGACGGGGTGGTGCCCACTACGGACAGACAGTTCCGGGGCCGCATCGACTTCTCGGGATCCCAGGACAACCTGACTATCACCATGCACCGCCTGCAGCCGTCGGACACTGGCACCTACACCTGCCAGGCCATCACGGAGGTCAATGTCTACGGCTCCGGCACCCTGGTCCTGGTGACAG AGGAACAGTCTCAAGGATTGCACAGATGCTCAGATGCCCCGCTGAGGGCCTCTGCCCTCCCTGCCCGGCCGACAGCCTCTGCCCTCCCTGCCCGGCCGACAGCCtctgccctccctgccctgccGACAGCCTCTGCCCTCCCTGCAGCCCTGGCAGTGATCTGCTTCCTCCTCGGGCTGGGCCTGGGGGTGGCATGTGTGCTGGCGAGGACACAG atgaagaaactgtgctCGTGGCGGAATAAGAATTCGGCGGCGTGTGTGGTGTACGAGGACATGTCGCACAGCCGCTGCAACACGCTGTCCTCCCCCAACCAGTACCAGTGA
- the SECTM1 gene encoding secreted and transmembrane protein 1 encodes MQTCPLVFPGPVSWALGALLFLAASLSAQNEGWDSPICTEGVVSVSWGENAVMSCNISNAFSHVNIKLRAQGRESAIFNEVAPGYFSRDGWHLQVQGGVAQLAIKGARDSHAGLYVWHLVGHQRNNRQVTLEVSGAEPQSAPDTGSWPVPAVVTAVFILLVALVMFAWYRCRCSQQRRENKFFLLEPQMKFRALRAGAQQGLSGASPDLWTPDSEPTPRPPALVFKPSALGPLELLSPQPSFPDAADP; translated from the exons ATGCAGACCTGCCCCTTGGTGTTCCCTGGCCCTGTTTCCTGGGCCCTTGGGGCCCTCCTGTTCCTGGCTGCCTCCTTGAGTGCTCAGAATGAAG GCTGGGACAGCCCCATCTGCACGGAGGGAGTAGTCTCTGTGTCTTGGGGCGAGAATGCCGTCATGTCCTGCAACATCTCCAACGCCTTCTCCCATGTCAACATCAAGCTGCGTGCCCAAGGGCGGGAGAGCGCCATCTTCAATGAGGTGGCTCCAGGCTACTTCTCCCGGGACGGCTGGCACCTCCAGGTTCAGGGAGGCGTGGCCCAGCTGGCGATCAAAGGCGCCCGGGACTCCCACGCTGGGCTGTACGTGTGGCACCTCGTGGGACACCAGAGAAATAACAGACAAGTCACACTGGAGGTTTCAG GTGCAGAACCCCAGTCCGCCCCCGACACTGGGTCCTGGCCTGTGCCAGCGGTGGTCACTGCTGTCTTCATCCTCTTGGTCGCTCTGGTCATGTTCGCCTGGTACAGGTGCCGCTGTTCCCAGCAACGCCGGGAG AATAAGTTCTTCCTCCTAGAACCCCAGATGAAGTTCAGAGCCCTCAGAGCGGGAGCCCAGCAGGGCTTAAGCGGAGCCTCCCCTGACCTGTGGACCCCAGACTCCGAGCCCACCCCAAGGCCGCCGGCACTGGTGTTCAAACCCTCAGCACTTGGACCCCTGGAGCTCCTGTCCCCCCAACCCTCATTTCCAGATGCCGCAGACCCATAG